Proteins encoded by one window of Ulvibacter sp. MAR_2010_11:
- a CDS encoding sulfatase-like hydrolase/transferase, protein MRTVKSNLKNTMESKDIVRTTKPKSPRFLAIITALGAGLYPVIFYYTNNYSLINSWKHLGFFIALFLVVPIVVFVFFDWLFKIPKLIKWHKHVLPFLNIFTFFLFIQLCLYTTLQWLFTLLILGLAILFSIFLYQFFRKLVALQLILAFVGLFWLIPTINTQLSYSSEWMLLPDDIEQVVFKKRPNVYYIQPDGYLNISEMNTGYYKIDNDDYDSFLKEKGFKLYRDIRSNYTSTLVSNSATFSMMHHYYNNGFNFSEIANAREVIISKNAVLDIFKNNNYKTHYIAEISYLLNNFPEMGYDACNFDYKDIAFITDGFKREEDIVKPVRKFLNEDTVTSKFFFIEIFKPGHVESDEQKTTGKEREFEMYKEKLKIANERIKNVINLIQENDPEGLIMIMADHGGYAGYDNMLDIRKKTMDRDLLYSAFSTQLSIKWPNNEAPVFDTKFNSSVNVFRILFSYMSENEKYLKHLQDEGSYTLIEEGAPKGIYKVIDEDGTVTFKKH, encoded by the coding sequence ATGCGAACAGTGAAATCCAATTTGAAAAATACAATGGAAAGTAAGGATATAGTAAGAACAACAAAACCTAAATCGCCTCGATTTTTGGCAATTATCACTGCCTTGGGGGCAGGATTGTATCCTGTTATTTTTTACTATACCAACAACTATTCACTTATCAATTCCTGGAAGCATTTAGGTTTCTTTATAGCATTGTTTCTTGTAGTTCCTATTGTTGTCTTTGTGTTTTTTGATTGGTTATTTAAAATTCCTAAACTAATAAAATGGCATAAACATGTGCTACCTTTTTTAAATATTTTTACATTCTTTCTTTTTATACAGCTTTGTCTCTACACAACCTTACAGTGGTTGTTTACATTGTTGATTCTTGGCCTTGCAATTTTATTTAGTATTTTCTTATATCAATTTTTTCGTAAGCTTGTTGCGCTTCAACTCATACTGGCATTTGTTGGCTTGTTCTGGTTAATTCCAACAATTAATACTCAGCTTTCCTATTCCAGCGAATGGATGTTATTACCCGACGATATAGAACAGGTGGTATTTAAAAAAAGGCCTAATGTGTATTACATTCAACCCGACGGCTACTTAAATATTTCAGAAATGAATACGGGCTATTATAAGATTGATAATGATGACTACGATTCATTCTTAAAAGAAAAGGGATTCAAACTATATCGCGATATTCGAAGTAACTATACTTCCACACTTGTTTCTAATAGCGCCACCTTTTCCATGATGCATCACTATTACAATAACGGATTTAATTTTTCGGAAATTGCCAATGCTCGAGAAGTAATTATCTCTAAAAATGCTGTTCTAGACATTTTTAAGAACAATAATTATAAGACACATTATATTGCAGAAATTTCCTACCTCCTAAACAATTTCCCTGAAATGGGATACGATGCCTGTAATTTCGATTATAAGGACATAGCTTTTATTACTGATGGATTTAAACGAGAAGAGGACATTGTAAAACCTGTAAGAAAATTTCTCAATGAAGACACCGTAACATCTAAGTTTTTCTTTATTGAAATCTTTAAACCGGGCCATGTAGAATCTGATGAGCAGAAAACCACAGGAAAGGAAAGGGAGTTCGAGATGTATAAAGAAAAACTTAAGATTGCTAACGAAAGAATAAAAAATGTTATTAATCTAATTCAAGAAAATGATCCTGAAGGATTAATCATGATAATGGCCGATCATGGCGGTTATGCCGGCTATGACAATATGTTGGATATTAGAAAAAAAACAATGGATAGAGATTTGCTCTATTCGGCTTTTAGTACACAGTTATCCATTAAATGGCCTAATAACGAGGCACCTGTTTTCGATACAAAATTTAATTCGTCTGTTAATGTCTTCCGAATTTTGTTTTCTTATATGAGTGAAAACGAAAAATATCTGAAGCATCTCCAGGACGAAGGAAGCTATACGCTTATTGAAGAGGGTGCGCCAAAAGGAATTTACAAAGTGATTGATGAGGATGGAACTGTAACGTTTAAAAAACACTAA
- a CDS encoding sulfatase-like hydrolase/transferase, producing MLERLAKTKRFSWLVALAAGLYPFLHYYNSNFDMADSWVQFLFLFSISFVLPLILICISPLVFKISFLRRFEKYRLAAINFAVFAGLISLLVFLSNKKVLVLTIFLAALLSFLLYKHLVKIIVLQLLLALLSSISLLPRLWFMANYSTSWTQIDNSLAEVNFVKTPNIYVIQPDGYTNFSELRKPPYNHLDTGFEIWLRQNNFVNYEGFRSNYNSTVTSNSSMFAMKHHYLQNTFKGNLKTFGAQEVIVGDYNNVLKILKRNNYKTYLITDNSYFIINRKNTLFDYCNIDQKDVKLYDTGPIAEADIIPDLNAVIQDASSTNNFYFIEKTIPSHIAYSKSYSLGVEGERLAYLERLETANTWVIDLIDVISKYDNNAMIIIVADHGGSVGLSYVKEIENKELTETETISVFSSLLSIKWPNNEVPDSLSFKSNVNLFRNIFSYLSDDKSLLNNLEPDKSFRPKYDGWSANYYECITEDYKVVFDVIEENKK from the coding sequence ATGCTCGAAAGACTTGCGAAAACGAAACGATTCTCGTGGCTTGTTGCCTTGGCCGCAGGGTTGTATCCGTTTCTGCACTATTACAATAGTAATTTCGATATGGCCGATTCGTGGGTGCAATTCCTTTTCTTATTTTCTATTTCTTTTGTCTTACCCCTTATTCTTATTTGTATTTCCCCACTGGTTTTTAAAATTTCATTCTTACGACGCTTCGAAAAATACCGTCTGGCCGCAATAAATTTTGCAGTATTTGCAGGGTTGATTAGTCTGCTTGTGTTTTTATCGAATAAAAAAGTGTTGGTATTAACTATTTTTCTGGCTGCGCTCCTAAGTTTTTTATTGTACAAACATCTCGTGAAAATTATAGTGCTTCAGCTATTATTGGCACTCCTAAGTAGTATTAGTTTGCTTCCACGGCTTTGGTTTATGGCAAATTATTCAACATCCTGGACCCAAATAGACAATTCACTTGCCGAAGTGAATTTTGTAAAAACGCCTAATATTTACGTAATTCAACCCGATGGATATACCAATTTTTCAGAATTGCGAAAACCACCCTATAACCATTTGGATACCGGCTTTGAAATCTGGCTGAGACAAAATAATTTTGTGAATTACGAAGGCTTCCGAAGTAATTATAATTCGACCGTAACTTCCAACTCTTCGATGTTTGCCATGAAACATCATTATCTCCAAAATACGTTTAAAGGAAATTTAAAGACTTTTGGAGCGCAGGAAGTGATTGTAGGGGATTACAACAATGTGCTTAAAATTTTGAAGAGAAATAATTATAAAACCTACCTAATAACCGACAATTCTTATTTTATAATTAATAGGAAGAACACCCTCTTTGATTATTGCAATATAGATCAGAAGGACGTAAAACTCTACGATACGGGTCCCATTGCCGAAGCCGATATCATCCCAGACCTCAATGCCGTGATACAGGATGCCTCGTCTACTAATAATTTTTATTTTATAGAAAAGACAATACCAAGTCATATTGCGTATAGTAAATCTTATAGCTTGGGGGTGGAAGGCGAGCGACTGGCGTATTTAGAGCGTTTGGAAACTGCGAATACCTGGGTTATAGATTTAATAGATGTGATTTCTAAATACGACAATAATGCCATGATTATAATCGTTGCAGACCACGGTGGCTCTGTAGGATTGAGTTATGTTAAGGAAATTGAAAACAAAGAGCTTACAGAGACCGAAACTATTTCGGTATTTAGCAGCTTGTTATCCATAAAGTGGCCAAATAATGAAGTTCCGGATTCCTTATCGTTTAAATCGAATGTAAATTTGTTTAGAAATATTTTTTCGTATTTGAGTGATGATAAAAGCTTGTTGAATAATCTGGAACCCGATAAAAGCTTCAGACCAAAATACGATGGTTGGAGTGCAAATTATTACGAATGCATTACCGAAGATTATAAAGTCGTCTTTGATGTGATAGAAGAAAACAAGAAGTAA
- a CDS encoding sulfatase-like hydrolase/transferase, whose translation MKHWLQKFLQSPGTHPILAGVAAGLYPVLFYYTNNYTLVDSWGHLGYFTLFFLLIPIASFVTIDRISKIKTFAKWQKYVLPFLNLFVFLFLLKICLYAGLQKKIALGILIISAIAAFYLHKHFKKWIIIQLLLAAVGLLTLMPTVISQLTYSKAWLKQPDNIETAVFKTKPNVYFLQPDGYVNFSELRKGYYNINTSEMESFLVANGFKNYPDFRNNYASTLSSNSATFMMKHHHYNNGSNFSEAINARDVIISENSVLSAFKNNGYKTHFISEKPYLLVNRPKMGFDMSNFDYADIAYINTGFDQKEDIFTPLSASIDLNPETPKFFFVEFFNPGHISNQKKNSLGKEGEKEEWLASLGRSNETIKKLVSLIKDKDPHALILIMADHGGYVGMDYAQETEIKTQDRDLIYSIFSSILSVHWPEGNAPDYDEKLKTSVNIFRILISYLSDDATYLNKLQSDSSFLIIKEGAPKGVYQYIDGEGNITFKKH comes from the coding sequence ATGAAGCATTGGTTACAAAAATTTTTACAAAGTCCCGGCACCCATCCAATTCTAGCGGGAGTTGCTGCGGGATTGTACCCTGTACTTTTTTATTACACAAATAATTATACACTGGTAGATTCCTGGGGTCATTTGGGATACTTCACGCTGTTTTTCTTACTTATTCCTATTGCGAGTTTTGTAACTATTGATCGGATTTCAAAAATTAAGACTTTTGCAAAATGGCAGAAATACGTATTACCCTTTTTAAATCTTTTTGTCTTTCTTTTTTTACTAAAAATTTGTTTGTACGCTGGACTCCAAAAGAAGATTGCATTGGGTATTTTAATAATCTCAGCTATAGCTGCCTTCTATTTACACAAGCATTTTAAAAAGTGGATTATTATTCAGTTGCTATTGGCCGCGGTTGGACTATTAACTTTGATGCCAACTGTAATTTCACAGCTTACCTATTCCAAAGCGTGGTTAAAACAGCCGGATAATATTGAAACAGCTGTCTTTAAAACCAAGCCCAATGTGTATTTTCTTCAACCCGATGGATATGTCAATTTTTCGGAATTAAGAAAGGGATATTACAATATCAATACTTCCGAAATGGAAAGTTTCTTAGTAGCAAATGGTTTTAAAAACTATCCCGATTTCAGAAATAACTATGCCTCCACACTGTCTTCCAACAGCGCAACCTTTATGATGAAACACCATCATTACAATAATGGTTCTAATTTTAGCGAAGCCATCAATGCACGTGACGTTATTATATCAGAAAATAGTGTATTGAGTGCGTTTAAAAATAATGGGTATAAAACACACTTTATTAGTGAAAAGCCCTACTTATTGGTTAACAGACCTAAAATGGGATTCGATATGAGTAATTTTGACTATGCCGATATTGCCTATATCAACACGGGTTTTGATCAAAAGGAAGATATTTTCACGCCTTTGAGTGCCTCAATCGACTTAAATCCGGAAACACCAAAGTTCTTTTTTGTCGAATTTTTTAATCCGGGTCATATTTCGAACCAAAAAAAGAATTCACTGGGTAAAGAAGGAGAAAAAGAGGAGTGGCTGGCAAGCCTCGGCAGGTCTAACGAAACGATAAAGAAGCTGGTAAGTTTAATTAAAGATAAGGATCCTCATGCTCTAATTTTAATTATGGCAGATCACGGTGGGTATGTGGGTATGGATTATGCGCAAGAAACTGAAATAAAAACACAGGACAGAGATTTAATTTATTCAATTTTTAGTTCAATTTTGTCTGTCCATTGGCCGGAAGGGAATGCCCCCGATTATGATGAAAAATTAAAAACATCCGTAAACATATTTCGGATTTTGATATCGTATCTTTCGGATGACGCAACCTATCTCAATAAGCTTCAGAGCGACAGTAGCTTTTTGATTATTAAAGAAGGCGCTCCAAAGGGTGTATATCAGTATATAGATGGTGAGGGGAACATAACATTTAAAAAACACTAG
- a CDS encoding GNAT family N-acetyltransferase: MEYHSDLFEDYSLMLFNGKTLVALLPANRKETVVYSHQGLSYGGLILSKKVKFKEVLSIFKELLCFLNAEGIATLQLKTIPKIYHKHPADEIDYLLFLTEADCFRTDLSSTIDLHTPLKIQSNRLEGVKKAEKNNLSIKEGSHFETFWNEILTPNLQDRHNALPVHSLAEIEQLAAKFPKNITQFNVFKEGAIVAGATIFETETVAHVQYISANAEKQQLGSLDYLFHFLITERYKQKKYFDFGISNVNQGKNINDGLLYWKECFGARSIAQQFYEIKTLNYSKLEAVFI; encoded by the coding sequence ATGGAATACCATAGCGATCTATTTGAGGACTATTCTCTCATGCTATTTAATGGTAAAACTCTGGTGGCGCTTCTTCCTGCAAACAGGAAGGAAACTGTGGTTTATTCACACCAGGGCCTTTCTTACGGCGGACTGATACTTTCAAAAAAGGTAAAGTTCAAGGAAGTACTTTCAATTTTTAAGGAATTACTTTGCTTTCTGAATGCTGAAGGCATTGCAACACTGCAGCTTAAAACAATTCCTAAAATTTACCATAAACATCCGGCAGACGAGATAGATTACTTGCTTTTTTTAACTGAAGCCGATTGTTTCAGGACAGATCTTTCAAGTACAATCGACTTACATACGCCTTTAAAAATTCAATCCAACCGACTCGAAGGTGTTAAAAAGGCAGAGAAAAACAATCTTTCCATCAAAGAAGGGAGTCACTTTGAAACTTTTTGGAACGAAATACTCACTCCCAACTTACAAGATCGCCATAATGCATTACCTGTGCATTCCCTTGCCGAAATAGAACAACTTGCGGCAAAATTTCCAAAAAATATTACGCAGTTTAATGTTTTTAAAGAAGGTGCCATCGTGGCGGGAGCGACTATTTTTGAAACCGAAACCGTTGCGCATGTACAGTATATTTCGGCGAATGCCGAAAAACAGCAATTGGGAAGTTTAGACTATCTTTTCCATTTTCTTATTACCGAAAGATATAAGCAAAAGAAATATTTCGACTTTGGTATTTCCAATGTCAACCAGGGAAAAAACATCAATGACGGACTTTTATACTGGAAGGAATGTTTTGGGGCGCGAAGTATTGCACAGCAATTCTACGAGATTAAAACATTAAATTATTCAAAACTTGAAGCTGTTTTTATATGA
- a CDS encoding DegT/DnrJ/EryC1/StrS aminotransferase family protein, with product MIPFLDLRKINQRFESQFKERFQQFLNSGYYILGSQVTTFENQFAAYCGVKHCIGVGNGLDALRLILEGYKILGKVKEGDSVLVASNTFIATILAIKQAGLLPVLVEAEAETYNFDIESIEKAISKTTRAIMPVHLYGQLAPMEAIIEIAKKHSLLVIEDSAQAHGAINADGRKAGNIGNAAGFSFYPTKNLGALGDGGAVTTNDDALASVIRKLGNYGTSSKYVNEFLGFNSRLDELQATFLCCKIPSLDSDNTLRRNIAKRYLSEIYNEKIKLPVWTGGDDHVFHLFVIRVEERETLKAHLEAQGIGSLIHYPIPPHKQEALQEFSHLSFPVAEKIHREVLSIPMSPLLTEEEVSTVISALNSY from the coding sequence ATGATACCATTTTTAGATCTACGTAAAATCAATCAACGTTTTGAATCGCAATTCAAGGAGCGTTTTCAGCAATTTCTCAACAGCGGATATTATATTTTAGGAAGTCAGGTAACGACTTTCGAAAATCAATTTGCAGCCTATTGCGGTGTCAAACACTGCATTGGAGTTGGGAATGGGTTGGATGCACTTAGACTTATATTGGAAGGTTATAAAATACTCGGAAAAGTAAAGGAAGGTGATTCTGTTCTGGTAGCATCCAATACGTTTATCGCTACCATTTTGGCCATTAAACAGGCAGGTTTACTACCCGTTTTGGTAGAAGCCGAAGCTGAAACCTATAATTTTGATATTGAAAGTATAGAAAAAGCAATTTCGAAAACCACCAGGGCAATCATGCCTGTACATTTATACGGACAACTGGCACCCATGGAGGCAATCATTGAAATTGCAAAAAAACACAGTTTACTGGTAATTGAAGATTCGGCTCAAGCACATGGAGCTATTAATGCGGATGGTAGAAAAGCGGGAAATATAGGGAATGCAGCAGGATTTAGCTTTTATCCAACTAAAAATCTAGGGGCCTTGGGAGATGGAGGTGCTGTAACTACAAACGACGATGCTTTGGCTTCGGTAATACGGAAATTGGGGAATTACGGGACTTCTTCAAAATATGTAAATGAATTTCTTGGTTTCAACTCGAGACTGGACGAACTTCAGGCAACATTTTTATGTTGTAAAATTCCTTCCCTGGATTCAGATAATACACTTCGGCGTAATATCGCTAAACGATACCTTTCAGAAATATACAATGAAAAGATCAAGCTTCCGGTATGGACAGGAGGCGATGACCATGTTTTTCATTTGTTTGTAATTAGGGTTGAGGAACGGGAAACGCTTAAGGCGCATCTTGAAGCACAAGGAATAGGGAGCTTAATCCATTATCCTATTCCACCGCATAAACAAGAGGCTTTGCAGGAATTTTCTCATTTATCGTTTCCCGTTGCCGAAAAAATACATCGCGAAGTGTTGAGCATTCCTATGAGTCCGTTGCTTACCGAAGAAGAGGTAAGTACTGTAATTTCAGCTTTAAATTCGTATTAA
- a CDS encoding O-antigen translocase: protein MKIPDFIRGNLLLKMTSLNAVVIGVRLVIGLFIQRIMAELLGEAGYAKTGQLRSLTQILTSLTSLGTFNGVVKYVSEFKNDETQLQKLFSTAFVFVAIGSVSSGIILFFGADYISDYLFKTTEYAYVIKILALMVPLIGIQRIFNGVVNGLSRYKKFASIELIAYLLSAVVTVVLLYQHNIDGALIAIAITPAIQFVVLLFIFIKVLREYVQFSKLSFKIPMAKELMAFAIMSFVSTILLGYVEIDIRNMITSKITEADSGIWTAMNTLSQNYMVFSGAIFTLYVIPKFATIYTRNDFKVEVLSIYKTLLPLFAVGMILIYVLRNVVIDVVFPGFDSMEPLFKWQLLGDFVRLGSLVLAHQFLAKKMVRNFIFSEILSLALFYGLSYYYTEIYGVEGVVIAHFVRYIIYFLVVLFLVWRYFKKNEKKAARNL from the coding sequence TTGAAGATACCAGACTTTATACGCGGAAATTTGTTACTTAAAATGACCTCTCTCAATGCAGTGGTTATAGGGGTGCGTCTGGTAATAGGTCTGTTTATTCAGCGTATCATGGCCGAATTGCTCGGTGAAGCCGGATATGCCAAAACAGGACAACTTCGCAGTCTAACACAAATCCTTACCTCTCTCACTTCTCTTGGAACTTTTAATGGAGTGGTAAAATATGTATCGGAATTCAAGAATGACGAGACACAATTACAAAAGCTGTTTTCTACAGCCTTTGTTTTTGTCGCCATTGGATCTGTTTCATCGGGAATTATTCTCTTTTTTGGCGCCGATTATATAAGTGATTACTTATTCAAAACAACAGAGTATGCCTATGTTATAAAAATCCTCGCCCTGATGGTTCCGCTTATAGGGATTCAGCGGATTTTCAACGGGGTGGTAAACGGACTTTCACGATACAAAAAGTTTGCTTCCATCGAGCTGATAGCCTATTTGCTAAGTGCTGTTGTTACCGTAGTTTTATTGTACCAACATAATATAGACGGTGCACTTATTGCGATTGCCATTACCCCGGCAATTCAGTTTGTAGTACTTCTTTTCATCTTTATCAAGGTGCTTAGGGAATATGTTCAATTTTCGAAACTTTCCTTTAAAATTCCAATGGCAAAGGAATTGATGGCCTTTGCGATTATGTCTTTTGTGTCCACAATCTTGTTGGGTTATGTTGAAATTGATATTCGGAATATGATTACCAGTAAGATTACCGAAGCCGATTCCGGAATCTGGACTGCCATGAATACACTCTCTCAAAACTATATGGTCTTCTCGGGAGCAATTTTTACATTGTATGTCATTCCAAAATTTGCTACAATTTACACTCGCAACGATTTTAAAGTTGAAGTACTGTCTATTTATAAAACCTTGTTGCCGCTGTTCGCTGTTGGAATGATCCTGATTTATGTCTTGCGAAATGTGGTGATAGATGTTGTTTTTCCTGGATTTGACAGTATGGAGCCCTTGTTTAAATGGCAGTTGTTAGGCGATTTTGTGCGTCTGGGGTCTCTGGTCTTGGCACATCAGTTTTTAGCTAAGAAGATGGTGCGGAATTTTATTTTTTCTGAAATTCTTTCATTGGCCTTATTTTACGGCCTCTCCTATTATTATACCGAAATCTATGGCGTGGAAGGCGTTGTAATCGCTCATTTTGTACGTTATATCATCTACTTCTTAGTAGTGTTATTTTTGGTGTGGCGCTATTTCAAAAAGAACGAAAAGAAAGCCGCCAGGAACTTATAA
- a CDS encoding phytanoyl-CoA dioxygenase family protein, whose amino-acid sequence MSAEICQLSLDGVPYEFNVEGEFFWGTEGMLYKPEDSVISKTPWRDLGYGVVSAFDATEFEAFRQSIQANIEKAFDVNGIAYNKETFTLGDYHKVVTSDALHLKVIDITRNLTNEDFDFNIDTLAERFGKILGYPLTSWVEELQKSHIQIRINRPSSLDINPPHRDGYLSYWEDVVNVWIPIEGCNENTSLPVLPGSHLIPENEILRTESKGATINGNTYYVPCVLKTKAGNLEMIRPNPKQGEALLFSPFLIHGAAVNRSTATRVSIELRFPKIKTT is encoded by the coding sequence ATGTCTGCTGAAATTTGTCAATTATCGTTGGATGGAGTCCCGTACGAATTTAATGTCGAAGGAGAGTTCTTTTGGGGTACCGAAGGAATGCTCTATAAACCCGAAGACAGCGTAATTTCTAAAACCCCGTGGAGGGATTTGGGCTATGGGGTGGTTTCTGCCTTTGATGCAACCGAATTTGAAGCGTTCAGGCAATCCATTCAGGCCAATATTGAAAAGGCGTTCGACGTGAATGGGATTGCCTATAACAAAGAAACATTTACACTTGGTGACTATCACAAGGTAGTTACTAGTGATGCGCTTCATCTAAAAGTAATCGATATTACCCGAAACCTGACTAACGAAGACTTCGATTTTAATATTGACACCTTGGCCGAACGCTTCGGAAAAATCTTAGGATATCCGCTTACATCGTGGGTGGAAGAACTGCAAAAATCTCATATTCAAATTCGTATAAACCGTCCGAGTTCTTTGGATATCAATCCGCCGCATCGCGATGGGTATTTGAGCTATTGGGAAGATGTAGTGAATGTTTGGATTCCCATTGAAGGTTGTAATGAAAATACTTCGCTTCCTGTATTACCGGGAAGCCATTTAATTCCCGAAAACGAAATTCTGCGCACCGAAAGCAAGGGTGCCACCATTAACGGCAACACCTATTATGTTCCCTGTGTGCTTAAAACCAAGGCCGGCAATTTAGAAATGATTCGGCCAAATCCAAAGCAAGGGGAGGCGCTGTTGTTTTCTCCGTTTTTAATTCATGGAGCTGCCGTAAATAGAAGTACTGCTACCCGGGTTTCAATCGAACTGCGTTTTCCGAAGATAAAAACTACATAA